In a single window of the Acyrthosiphon pisum isolate AL4f chromosome X, pea_aphid_22Mar2018_4r6ur, whole genome shotgun sequence genome:
- the cp44 gene encoding cuticular protein 44 precursor → MAIQTVAVFACVLAAALAAPAYPTPAAYPAPAAAYPAPAYSAPKSYAPEPAYAPAPYNFEYSVHDDATYDIKSQSEYSDGNGYVKGSYSLVEPDGTKRIVEYTADDYNGFVAEVKKEGTPSYSSAPAYKPAYKAPAYPAAPAYPSAAPAYKPAYSAPAYSAPAPAYSAPAYSAPAPAYSAPAYSAPAPAYGYSTPAPAYGHAAPAYKQSYAAPAYKQY, encoded by the coding sequence ACTGTCGCCGTCTTCGCCTGCGTGCTCGCCGCCGCACTCGCCGCCCCCGCCTACCCGACACCTGCTGCTTACCCAGCACCCGCCGCCGCCTACCCAGCACCAGCTTACTCCGCACCCAAGTCCTACGCCCCGGAACCTGCCTACGCCCCAGCCCCATACAACTTCGAATACAGCGTGCACGACGATGCCACATACGACATCAAGAGCCAATCCGAATACAGCGACGGTAACGGTTACGTCAAAGGATCCTACAGCCTTGTCGAACCCGATGGCACCAAGAGAATCGTCGAATACACCGCTGACGACTACAACGGTTTCGTCGCTGAAGTGAAGAAAGAAGGCACACCGTCTTACAGCTCCGCACCGGCCTACAAGCCAGCGTACAAGGCCCCAGCTTACCCAGCGGCCCCAGCCTACCCATCGGCCGCCCCAGCCTACAAGCCAGCATACTCTGCCCCGGCTTACTCTGCACCAGCCCCAGCTTACTCCGCACCAGCTTACTCTGCACCAGCCCCAGCTTACTCCGCACCAGCTTACTCCGCACCAGCCCCAGCTTACGGATACTCCACCCCAGCCCCGGCTTACGGACACGCCGCCCCAGCCTACAAGCAATCGTACGCTGCCCCAGCATACAaacaatactaa
- the cp43 gene encoding cuticular protein 43 precursor, producing the protein MAFQTVAVFACVLATALAVPAYPAPAAAYPAPAAAYPAPAYSAPKSYAPEPAYAPAPYNFEYSVHDDATYDIKSQSEYSDGNGYVKGSYSLVEPDGTKRIVEYTADDYNGFVAEVKKEGTPSYSSAPAYKPAYKAPAYPAAPAYPSAAPAYKPAYSAPAYSAPAPAYSAPAYSAPAPAYSAPAYSAPAPAYGYSTPAPAYSAPAYSAAPAYKQSYAAPAYKKY; encoded by the exons ATGGCATtccaa ACCGTCGCCGTGTTCGCTTGCGTGCTCGCCACCGCACTCGCCGTTCCCGCTTACCCAGCACCCGCCGCCGCCTACCCAGCACCCGCCGCCGCCTACCCAGCACCAGCTTACTCCGCACCCAAGTCCTACGCCCCGGAACCTGCCTACGCCCCAGCCCCATACAACTTCGAATACAGCGTGCACGACGATGCCACATACGACATCAAGAGCCAATCCGAATACAGCGACGGTAACGGTTACGTCAAAGGATCCTACAGCCTTGTCGAACCCGATGGCACCAAGAGAATCGTCGAATACACCGCTGACGACTACAACGGTTTCGTCGCTGAAGTGAAGAAAGAAGGCACACCGTCTTACAGCTCCGCACCGGCCTACAAGCCAGCGTACAAGGCCCCAGCTTACCCAGCGGCCCCAGCCTACCCATCGGCCGCCCCAGCCTACAAGCCAGCATACTCTGCCCCGGCTTACTCTGCACCAGCCCCAGCTTACTCCGCACCAGCTTACTCTGCACCAGCCCCAGCTTACTCCGCACCAGCTTACTCCGCACCAGCCCCAGCTTACGGATACTCCACCCCAGCCCCAGCATACTCCGCACCGGCCTACTCTGCTGCCCCGGCTTACAAGCAATCGTACGCCGCACCGgcttacaaaaaatactaa
- the LOC100573678 gene encoding IQ and ubiquitin-like domain-containing protein — protein sequence MIEITTSENVNIDRDTKMYSDLCIPPNQYISIPVQVTLPNNNTLSTNFALSDTILDVKRFILPALQPKIKNIQQIKCVMHDGHEVYETNDFTVLNQKWNNCPIQISVSIKHHEDVEKIYQEPNASSQPKIHPEYGNILDTNATMPKHTTGYKNKNTGRLYRNTMVQTVYEDIDFNSQYNENTISISIQTIQTKDRNTESVVECGTQTESMDILRSLNVIREITPCPVILPDANRIKQLDKYARIIQKSVRLWITRQKFNRILEYYYYKKQLTCDEEKNLKNIIRFEQSQNKLNLQYPTKTTDFEALYSAIHDHYKNIKSNVKNKSPKCVISENKEHLKKKLECFKEITKQRNQVNEIAKDKKIFGQLYKLSKPIIMTRSNGETISIKTPETYRAKQLMELYIGLKRNDLSKDERTKLLLKLQETLEPLKEIDLTKQIINLLKRELTMLNVIQLEDNNLKILRKRIEISFQRILKQPEINPAIASQISKPISFIKCYNCRKLKTLNRFVMKLNLTKAATCKDCNHLYRITIDQIVLTPHENILTNIKTTEAQLCTKTCLAFFLNAEDIYYLVTIIWKGKSAISDCNDIVQLRLVRWNKELEWSPSNTILLSIEEAYSHSKIRNINEMYSSTLIDSIHFKHIVAKKYFKGLIEKAEECDRNIKINNRNN from the exons ATGATAGAAATTACTACATCAGAGAATGTCAATATTGACAGAGATACCAAAATGTACTCAGACTTGTGTATTCCTCCAAATCAATATATCTCTATTCCTGTTCAAGTAACACTACCCAACAATAATACTTTGTCAACTAATTTTGCTTTATCGGATACAATTTTGGATGTGAAACGTTTCATTTTACCAGCCTtacaaccaaaaataaaaaatatacaacaaataaaatgtgttatgcATGATGGACATGAAGTATATGAAACAAACGATTTTACAGTACTAAATCAAAAATGGAATAATTGTCCCATTCAAATATCAGTAAGTATCAAACATCATGAAGACGTTGAAAAGATATACCAGGAACCCAATGCTTCATCACAGCCTAAGATACATCCAGAGTATGGAAATATACTCGACACTAATGCCACAATGCCAAAACATACAACAGGATACAAAAATAAGAATACGGGTAGGCTGTATAGAAACACAATGGTACAAACAGTATATGAAGATATTGACTTTAACAGTCAGTACAACGagaatacaatttcaatatCAATTCAAACAATCCAAACTAAAGACAGAAATACTGAATCTGTTGTTGAATGTGGTACTCAGACTGAATCAATGGATATTCTTCGATCGCTAAATGTTATCAGAGAAATAA CTCCTTGTCCTGTTATACTTCCCGATGCAAACAGAATAAAACAACTTGATAAATATGCTCGTATAATACAAAAGTCTGTGCGATTATGGATAACAAGGCAGAAATTTAACCGCATTTTGGAATACTATTACTACAAAAAGCAACTAACGTGTGATGAagagaaaaacttaaaaaatattatcaggtTTGAACAGtcacaaaataaattgaatctaCAGTATCCCACTAAGACTACGGATTTTGAAGCCCTTTATTCTGCAATTCATGatcattataaaaacattaaaagtaatgtaaaaaataaatcaccaaaATGTGTAATTAGTGAAAATAaagaacacttaaaaaaaaaattggaatgcTTTAAAGAAATAACTAAACAAAGGAATCAAGTTAATGAAATagcaaaagataaaaaaatatttggacaactatataaattatctaaGCCAATTATCATGACAAGAAGCAATGGTGAAACAATTTCCATTAAAACTCCAGAAACGTATCGAGCCAAACAATTGATGGAACTCTACATAGGCCTAAAGAGAAATGATCTGAGTAAAGATGAAAGAACTAAATTGCTTCTTAAGTTGCAAGAAACTTTAGAGCCCTTAAAAGAAATAGATTTAACAAAacagattattaatttattgaagagAGAGTTGACTATGTTGAATGTTATTCAACTTGaagacaacaatttaaaaattttgaggAAACGTATTGAAATATCTTTTCAACGGATTCTTAAACAACCAGAAATAAATCCAGCAATCGCATCACAAATATCAAAACCTATAAGCTTCATTAAATGCTATAATTGTAGGaagttaaaaactttaaatagatttgtgatgaaattaaatttaacaaaagcAGCCACATGTAAAGATTGTAATCATTTATATAGAATTACAATAGACCAAATTGTTTTAACACCCCATGAAAACATActgacaaatattaaaacaactgAGGCACAACTATGCACCAAAACTTGTTTAGCGTTTTTCTTAAATGCAGAAGATATATATTACCTTGTAACTATCATATGGAAAGGAAAATCAGCTATTAGCGACTGCAACGACATAGTACAATTGAGATTAGTGCGATGGAATAAAGAACTAGAATGGTCCCcttcaaatacaatattattgagtattgaGGAGGCTTATTCTCATTCCAAGATCCGCAACATAAATGAAATGTATTCATCAACATTAATTGATagcatacattttaaacacatagttgcaaaaaaatatttcaaaggtTTAATAGAAAAAGCAGAGGAATGTGATCgtaatataaagataaataacagaaacaattaa